One genomic region from Buteo buteo chromosome 12, bButBut1.hap1.1, whole genome shotgun sequence encodes:
- the EPCAM gene encoding epithelial cell adhesion molecule yields the protein MKPLCGAVLLLLLCAVACAQLTQCICKTNKRVTNCRLLEGVCWCDSVGSGGSANVNCDTLTSKCLLMKAEMTGSKSGRREKPKDAFEDTDGLYDPECESTGVFKAKQCNGSTCWCVNTAGVRRTDKHDADLKCSQLVRTTWIIIEMKHAERNTPLNTESLKKFFKETITNRYMLDGRYISSVLYEEPYITIDLKQNSSEKSSGDVDIADVAYYFEKDVKGDSIFHNNRLNVSIDNEILHFEKTVVYYVDEIAPEFSMKSLTPGLIAVIVVVIVAIVAAIVVLVFTRRRKGKYVKAEVKEMNEMHRGLNA from the exons ATGAAGCCGCTCTGCGgggctgtgctcctgctgctgctctgcgcCGTCGCCTGCGCTCAACTGACCC AGTGCATCTGCAAGACGAACAAGCGTGTCACCAACTGCAGGCTGCTTGAGGGCGTCTGCTGGTGCGACTCGGTCGGCTCCGGCGGGTCTGCGAATGTGAACTGCGACACTT TAACTTCAAAATGCCTGTTGATGAAAGCAGAAATGACAGGCTCAAAATCAGGTCGTCGTGAGAAACCGAAAGATGCATTTGAAGATACTGATGGCCTTTATGATCCTGAGTGTGAAAGTACTGGTGTTTTCAAGGCAAAGCAGTGCAATGGAAGCACCTGTTGGTGTGTGAATACAGCTGGTGTTAGAAGAACTGACAAACATGACGCAGACTTGAAGTGCAGTCAGTTAGTCAGAACGAC GTGGATCATCATTGAAATGAAACATGCTGAAAGAAATACTCCCCTGAACACTGAATCTTTAAAGAA ATTCTTCAAGGAAACAATTACCAATCGTTATATGCTGGATGGACGCTATATAAGTAGTGTTCTG TATGAAGAACCTTACATTACTATTGATTTGAAGCAAAATTCCTCAGAGAAATCTTCTGGAGATGTGGATATAGCTGATGTGGCCTACTACTTCGAAAAAGAT GTAAAAGGTGACTCCATCTTTCATAACAACAGACTAAATGTCAGCATTGAtaatgaaatactgcattttgagAAGACAGTGGTCTACTATGTTGATGAAATAGCACCGGAGTTTTCCATGAAGTCTCTGACTCCTGGCCTCATTGCTGTCATTGTAGTAGTAATAGTAGCAATAGTTGCTGCAATTGTTGTTCTG GTCTTcacaaggaggaggaaagggaagtaCGTGAAAGCAGAg gtgaaggaaatgaatgaaatgCATAGAGGACTGAATGCATAA